Below is a genomic region from Spongiibacter nanhainus.
ATTTTTGATTGCGGGCGCTTCTGTCCTGGTTACCGCCTGCGACAGCAATGATGGCGAGATGGAGCAAATGGGCGAAAAAATGGATGAGCAGTACGAAGCTGCCAAAGATAACTGGAATGAAGGTGTTGAAGAGGTTGAGGACGAGATCGACGACCACACCACCGAGTAATGTGAATGAGTTTAAACCAGATCTGGCGGGGGCGCGTTGGCGTCCCGCCGTTCTTTACCCCCGACATCACCCCGTCATCACCCGTGCAGACACACCGCTAGCGAACGCCGCTCAGAACAAACTCTTCATCGTCCCGCCATCCACCACCAGGGTGGAGCCAGTAATGTAACTGGCGGCGTCTGAAAGCAAAAACGCTCCCGCCTTGCCAAATTCCCGAGGCTCACCATAACGCCCCATGGGTATCGAGGACTCGGCATCGGCACGCTGTTGTTCGACAGGAATCTCTTTCAGTTGCGCCTGCAAACTATCAAGACTTTTAATGCGGTCTGTATATATTACACCCGGCACCAAGTTATTAACGCGAATACCGTCCGCTGCTAACTGGTGGCTCAAGCTTTTTGCCAAGCTGGTCACCCCTGCGCGCATCACATTGGAGAGCAACAAAAAATCGATAGGCTCCTTCACCGATGACGAAGTCAAGGTCAAAATCGCACCGCTCCTGGCGGCTTGCATGTCTGGCAACACCTCGCGAATCATCCTCACCGCGCTCATCAAAGTGAGCTCAAAAGCGTCCTGCCAATCGCCGTCGGTAAAGTTATTAAACTGCCCCGGCGGCGGTCCACCGGCGTTAACCAGTAAGCCATCGATTGTCCCAAAGCGTTGCCGCGCTGCCGCAACCCAACGGCTGATACTGGCAGCATCGGCAGCATTCAGTTCAGAGCCGTCCGAGACAACACCATACTGTTCGCTAAGCGTTTGCGCCGCTTGACTCACCGCGTCGGTGTCGCGGCTGCCCAAGTACACTTTTGCGCCATTAGCTGCCAACTCTTCAGCAATGGCATAGCCGAGTCCGCGGCTCGCCCCAGCCAGCAGAAACACCTTGTCTTCCACATTTAAATTCATATTGTTGGTCCGGTTATATACGCTGACAAATTCAAATTGTACTGCATTCATCGACTGACACCGGCATATTGGCCGCGAAGCCCTCCGGCGGATGCGATATTGTTAAAATGCGGGAAGCCCATGACGTAAATCCCGGGATCAGCTCTTGGCAGCTTAATATTCTGGCGTGATAGCATAAGTTCTGGCGGTGATGCCCCAACTTTTTGCATTTTTCCTCTTTAGTCTAGGCTTCGCACAGAATTTGCATCTGCTGGGGATGACAATGCAGCGGATCACTGTCAACATTGGCAAAATGTAATAATTAGCCCCCGAGTTTTTATATAACACTATGGCAAGCAACGGCTCCTCCAGTTACCACCACGGCAATCTCCGTCAGGAATTGATGGACTTGGCGGAAAAGCACCTCGTCGACACCGGGGTACACGATCTCAGCCTGCGGGCACTGGCCCGGGAAATTGGTGTATCCCAGACCGCGCCCTATCGGCACTTCAAAGACAAAAATGCCCTGCTGGCGGCACTGGCTACCGAGGGCTTCCGTCGCTTTTTTGATGTGTGCCGCCCCAGTGAAATGGAAGAACGCAGCGACCAAAGTATTTTGCTGTTCGGCTTGGCCTACGCTCGTTTTGCCCGGGAACACACCGCCATGTTCCACCTGATGTTCGGCCCGACCTTGCAGCCCCGGAATCAATACCCAGAGCTGTTTGCCGCCGGTCGGGAAGCCATCTACAAAGTTCGTGCCCGGGTGGAAAAAGGCTTACAGCGAGGCGAGCTGCGCCCGCTGGATGACATTGCCTCTATCGCCCACACAATTTGGGCTGCAGTGCACGGGGTGACGACGCTGATGTTGGACCACGCCGATACCTATGGGTATCACCGGGACATTGACCTGCAGGCAGAAAAGTCCATGCGTATGATGATAGCGGGACTCTGTGTCGACCCTTCTGGTATCGCGACGCTGCCAGAAACAGCCACCCACTACCCGCCTGTTCCTGCCTGAGAAGCCCCTAGCCCAATCAATCTTTACCTTTAAGAAAGGGCCCATTGGACGGACCCCGATGTCTGGCGTCGCCTAGGGTCTGGCGTCGCCTCAGGACGGCGCCTGCAAGGCCACCAGCGGGGAGACTTTCACTACCCGCCGTGCACCAAGCCAAGCCAGCAATCCGATGAGTATCGCCCCCAGCAGCGGTGTTGCCAGCAATGGAGCCCAGTGCCACTGCGGTGACATTTCCAACACCTGCCCCTGTATTCCAAAGAGACTGACATTGGCGCCCAACGCCGCGATCAGTCCAGCGATGGCGCCAATACCGGCAAACTCACTCAACAGCACGGCGCGAATCACTCCGGATGGCGCTCCCAGAGCCCTGAGCAGGGCGTTTTCTTTGCGGCGTAGATCCAGACTCACCTGAATATTGGCCAGTGTGACTAACAGGGCGCACACTGTGACCAGGGCCGCCACCACCGCTACCGCCCGACTCACCTTATCCACCACCGATTGCATTTGTGTCATCAGTGCAGCCACATCGATCACACTGACGGTGGGATAAGCCTGTATCAGGGTATTGATAAACCGGTCCTGTGCCGCCGGCAAATAAAAACTCGTTATATAACTGCTGGCGTAGTTATCCAGGCTATTCGGCGGGAACAAGAAAAAGAAATTGGGGCGCATACTGCTCCACTCCAGGCGCCGGAGACTGACAACCTCCGCCTGCAAGGACTGGCCGCCGATATTGAAGTCCAACCTGCTGCCAATTTCGAGATCTAACTGCGTCGCCAGATTCTCTTCTACCGATACCGGTATGCGGGAGCCGCTGGGGCGCTCGATGCCCGGCCACCACTGCCCTACAACCAAACTGTTGTCAGCCGGCAAATCAGCTGACCAGCTGAGGTTTGCCTCCCTATCCACCCCCGCCTCGTCGGCATTGATGGTGTCGATATCGGCGAGGGCTCGCCCGTCAATATGAGTAAGGCGGCCTCGCACCATGGGGTAAAAGCCGGCGTGATCCAGCTCTTCTGCCACCAATAGCTGCTTAAGGCCATCCACTTCCCCGGGGGCGATATTGATCAGGAAGTGATTGGGGGAATCCGGTGCCAGCTGCATCTGCCAGTCGCTGACCAGGGAAGTCCTCAGCACCAGCAAGGTCACCATGGCCATCAGCGCTAAACCAAAACACGCGACTTGAAAGGCATTGCCGTAGCGACGCCGATACATACTGGCAATAGCCAGCCGCTGCCAACCGGTGGCGGCTCGCCCTCCCCGGCGGCGTATTTGTGACAGCAGCAGCAGAACTGATGCGGCAGCCAACAACCCCAAACCACACACACCGGCCATCACGGCACCGGCCAATAGCCAGGAGCCGCTGAACCACAACATTAGCGCAGCAATCCCCGCCAAGCCCAGCACACCGCTGGTGACTAGCGACACCTCATCCATGCCACTGTCCCGGCGAATCACCCGCATGGGAGAGACCCGGCTCAATGCCAGCAGCGGCGGTAAGGCAAAGGCCAGCATACACACCGCAGTCGTCACCGCTGCCACCAACACCGGCTGCCAGCTGGCAGGTGGCAGCTCCCGTGATAGCAATTCCGCCACGCTGGACAACAACAGCCACTGCACCAAATGCCCCAGTAACACCCCTACTAAAAGGGACACTCCCCACAGGTAAGTCAGCTGCGCCACAAAATGCGTCAGCACTCGACGGCGACTGGCGCCCAGGGTTTTCATAATGGCCACGCTGTCGATATGGCGCTGGGCATAGCGCCGGGCCGACAGGGCAATAGCAACCCCCGCCAACGCCACCCCCAGGCTGGCCGCCAGCAGTAAAAAGCTCTCCGCGCGATTAAGCGTTTCGGCCATGGCAGGCTGACTGTCCTCGACACCCTGCCAGCGATGGCGCTGTTCCAGCTGGGGCGCTAACCAGTCGCCAAAATTCTGCAATACCTCAGCGTCACCGCTAAAGAGATAGCGATGCCGCACCAA
It encodes:
- a CDS encoding SDR family oxidoreductase: MNAVQFEFVSVYNRTNNMNLNVEDKVFLLAGASRGLGYAIAEELAANGAKVYLGSRDTDAVSQAAQTLSEQYGVVSDGSELNAADAASISRWVAAARQRFGTIDGLLVNAGGPPPGQFNNFTDGDWQDAFELTLMSAVRMIREVLPDMQAARSGAILTLTSSSVKEPIDFLLLSNVMRAGVTSLAKSLSHQLAADGIRVNNLVPGVIYTDRIKSLDSLQAQLKEIPVEQQRADAESSIPMGRYGEPREFGKAGAFLLSDAASYITGSTLVVDGGTMKSLF
- a CDS encoding TetR/AcrR family transcriptional regulator yields the protein MASNGSSSYHHGNLRQELMDLAEKHLVDTGVHDLSLRALAREIGVSQTAPYRHFKDKNALLAALATEGFRRFFDVCRPSEMEERSDQSILLFGLAYARFAREHTAMFHLMFGPTLQPRNQYPELFAAGREAIYKVRARVEKGLQRGELRPLDDIASIAHTIWAAVHGVTTLMLDHADTYGYHRDIDLQAEKSMRMMIAGLCVDPSGIATLPETATHYPPVPA
- a CDS encoding ABC transporter permease, with the translated sequence MLIQAWRQLRRDWRGGELGLLALSLVLAAAMVSGVAGFTNRLQSAMVAESHVFLAADRVLSSPLPVDEQWLNRADEMGLRRASMLSFRTMLYRGDNMQLVGLRAVSDSYPLLGQVETAGKPYGEVMLDVTSPAVGEIWLDSRLFALLGVEVGDSIAVGDTRLLASRALISTPDHNGGMAGFGPQALMHIDDVPATGVVQPGSLVRHRYLFSGDAEVLQNFGDWLAPQLEQRHRWQGVEDSQPAMAETLNRAESFLLLAASLGVALAGVAIALSARRYAQRHIDSVAIMKTLGASRRRVLTHFVAQLTYLWGVSLLVGVLLGHLVQWLLLSSVAELLSRELPPASWQPVLVAAVTTAVCMLAFALPPLLALSRVSPMRVIRRDSGMDEVSLVTSGVLGLAGIAALMLWFSGSWLLAGAVMAGVCGLGLLAAASVLLLLSQIRRRGGRAATGWQRLAIASMYRRRYGNAFQVACFGLALMAMVTLLVLRTSLVSDWQMQLAPDSPNHFLINIAPGEVDGLKQLLVAEELDHAGFYPMVRGRLTHIDGRALADIDTINADEAGVDREANLSWSADLPADNSLVVGQWWPGIERPSGSRIPVSVEENLATQLDLEIGSRLDFNIGGQSLQAEVVSLRRLEWSSMRPNFFFLFPPNSLDNYASSYITSFYLPAAQDRFINTLIQAYPTVSVIDVAALMTQMQSVVDKVSRAVAVVAALVTVCALLVTLANIQVSLDLRRKENALLRALGAPSGVIRAVLLSEFAGIGAIAGLIAALGANVSLFGIQGQVLEMSPQWHWAPLLATPLLGAILIGLLAWLGARRVVKVSPLVALQAPS